Genomic window (Pseudomonas xantholysinigenes):
GGGCGCCGGCACTGGTGTAGTGCACTCCTCGCCGGCCTATGGTGAAGACGACTTCGTCACCTGCAAGCGCTACGGCATGGTCAACGACGACATCCTCACCCCGGTGCAGAGCAACGGCGTGTATGTCGAGTCGCTGCCATTCTTCGGCGGCCAGTTCATCTGGAAGGCCAATCCGGCCATCGTTGAAAAGCTGAGCGAAGTCGGCGCGCTGATGCACACCGAAACCATCAGCCACAGCTACATGCACTGCTGGCGCCACAAGACCCCGCTGATCTACCGCGCCACCGCGCAGTGGTTCGTCGGCATGGACAAGCAGCCGAGCACCGGCGAGCCGCTGCGTGAGCGTGCGCTCAAGGCCATCGAAGAGACCAAGTTCGTCCCGGCCTGGGGCCAGGCGCGCCTGCACTCGATGATCGCCAACCGCCCGGACTGGTGCATCTCGCGTCAGCGCAACTGGGGCGTGCCGATCCCGTTCTTCCTCGACAAGCAGACCGGCGAGCTGCACCCGCGTACCGTCGAGCTGATGGAAGCCGTGGCCCAGCGCGTCGAAAAGGAAGGCATCGAGGCCTGGTTCAAGCTGGACGCCGCCGAACTGCTCGGTGACGAAGCCGGCCAGTACGACAAGATCAGCGATACCCTCGACGTGTGGTTCGACTCCGGCACCACCCACTGGCATGTGCTGCGCGGCTCCCACGATATCGGCCACGCCACCGGCCCACGCGCCGACCTGTACCTGGAAGGCTCCGACCAGCACCGTGGCTGGTTCCACTCATCCTTGCTGACCGGTTGCGCCATCGACGGCCACGCGCCGTACCGCGAGCTGCTGACCCACGGCTTCACCGTGGACGAGAACGGCCGCAAGATGTCCAAGTCGCTGGGCAACACCATCGAGCCGCAGAAGGTCAACGACACCCTGGGTGCCGACATCCTGCGCCTGTGGGTCTCGGCCACCGACTACTCCGGCGAGATGGCGGTTTCCGAGCAGATCCTGCAGCGCAGCGCCGATGCCTACCGCCGCATTCGTAACACCGCGCGCTTCCTGCTCTCCAACCTGTCCGGCTTCGACCCGGCCCGTGACCTGCTGCCGGCCGAAGACATGCTGGCCCTGGACCGCTGGGCGGTGGACCGCACCCTGCTGCTGCAGCGCGAGCTGGAAGAGCACTACGGCGAGTACCGTTTCTGGAACGTCTACTCGAAGATCCACAACTTCTGCGTGCAGGAGCTGGGTGGCTTCTACCTCGACATCATCAAGGACCGCCAGTACACCACCGGCGCCAACAGTGTCGCCCGCCGTTCGTGCCAGACCGCGCTGTACCACATCAGCGAGGCGCTGGTGCGCTGGATCGCGCCGATCCTGGCATTCACCGCCGACGAGATCTGGCAGTACCTGCCGGGCGAGCGCAACGAGTCGGTGATGCTCAACACCTGGTACCAGGGCCTGGCCGAACTGCCGGCCGACGCCGAGCTGGACCGTGCCTACTGGGACCGCGTGATGGCTGTTAAAGCCGCGGTCAACAAGGAGCTGGAAAACCAGCGTACCGCCAAGGTCATCGGCGGCAACCTGCAGGCCGAAGTCACCCTGTTCGCTGAAGAGGGCCTGACCGCCGACCTGAACAAGCTCGGCGACGAGCTGCGCTTCGTGCTGATCACCTCGGCCGCCAGCGTGGTGCCGTTCGTCCAGGCGCCGGCCGATGCCGTGACAACCGAAGTCGAAGGCCTCAAGCTGAAAGTGGTCAAGTCCGGCCATGCCAAGTGCGGCCGTTGCTGGCACTTCCGCGCCGATGTGGGCAGCCACCCGGAGCATCCGGAAATCTGCGCCCGTTGCGTCGACAACCTGAGCGGTTCGGGCGAGGTGCGCCACTATGCCTAATGCTCCTGCGGGGCGCTTCGGGCGCCTTGCCTGGCTCTGGCTGAGCCTGGTGGTCCTGGTCCTCGACCAGGCCACCAAGCTGTACTTCGACAGCGCGCTGACCATGTACCAGCAGATCGTGGTCATCCCCGACTACTTCAGCTGGACCCTGGCCTACAACACCGGCGCGGCGTTCAGCTTCCTGGCCGACAGTTCCGGCTGGCAGCGCTGGCTGTTCGCGCTGATCGCCGTGGTGGTCAGCGCGGTGCTGGTGGTCTGGCTCAAGCGCCTGGGGCGCAACGAGACCTGGCTGGCCGTGGCCCTGGCCCTGGTGCTGGGTGGCGCGCTGGGCAACCTGTACGACCGCGTCGTGCTGGGCCATGTGGTCGACTTCATCCTGGTGCACTGGCAGAACCGCTACTACTTCCCGGCCTTCAACCTGGCCGACAGCGCGATCACCGTGGGCGCGGTGATGCTGGCGCTGGACATGTTCAAGAGCAAGAAGTCCGAGGAAGCCGTCCATGACTGAGACCCGCATCGGCCAGAACACCGAAGTCACCCTGCATTTCGCGCTGCACCTGGAAAACGGCGACACCGTCGACAGCACCTTCGACAAGGCCCCGGCCACGTTCAAGGTCGGCGACGGCAACCTGCTGCCGGGCTTCGAGAACGCCCTGTTCGGCTTCAAGGCCGGTGACCAGCGCAAGCTGAGCATCGCCCCGGAGAACGCCTTCGGCCAGCACAACCCGCAGAACGTGCAGGTGATGCCGCGCTCGCAGTTCGAAGGCATGGAGCTGTCCGAAGGGCTGCTGGTGATCTTCAACGACGCCGCCAACACCGAGCTTCCGGGCGTGGTCAAGGCGTTCGACGACAACCAGGTGACCATCGATTTCAACCATCCACTGGCTGGCAAGACCCTGAACTTCGAGGTGCAGATCCTCGACGTGAAGGCCGTGTGAGCCTGGAGCCGAGCATGCAAATCAAACTCGCCAACCCGCGCGGCTTCTGCGCGGGGGTCGACCGGGCGATCGAGATCGTCAACCGCGCCCTGGAAGTCTTCGGCCCGCCGATCTACGTGCGTCACGAAGTGGTGCACAACAAGTTCGTGGTCGAGGACCTGCGCAATCGTGGCGCGATCTTCGTCGAAGAGCTGGACCAGGTGCCGGACGACGTCATCGTCATCTTCAGCGCCCACGGCGTTTCCCAGGCCGTGCGCCAAGAAGCCGCCGGCCGTGGCCTGAAGGTGTTCGATGCGACCTGCCCGCTGGTGACCAAGGTGCATATCGAGGTGGCCAAGTACAGCCGCGACGGCCGTGAGACCATCCTCATCGGCCACGAGGGGCACCCGGAAGTCGAAGGCACCATGGGCCAGTACGACGCCAGCAATGGCGGCGCCATCTACCTCGTCGAGGACGAGGACGATGTCGCCAAGCTGCAGGTGCGCAACCCGGACCACCTGGCCTTCGTCACCCAGACCACCCTGTCGATGGACGACACCAGCCGGGTGATTGATGCCCTGCGCGCGCGCTTCCCGAACATCGGCGGCCCGCGCAAGGACGATATCTGCTACGCCACGCAAAACCGCCAGGACGCCGTCAAGCAACTGGCCGACGAGTGTGACGTGGTGCTGGTGGTGGGCAGCCCCAACAGTTCCAACTCCAATCGCCTGCGCGAGCTGGCCGAGCGGATGAGCACGCCCGCCTACCTGATCGATGGCGCCGAGGACCTGCAGCGTGCCTGGTTCGATGGCGTACAGCGGATCGGCATCACCGCCGGTGCCTCGGCCCCCGAAGTGCTGGTGCGTGGTGTGATCGAGCAGCTCAAGGCCTGGGGCGCCAGCGGCGCCGAAGAGCTTGACGGTCGTGAAGAGAACATCACCTTCTCGATGCCCAAGGAACTGCGGGTACGCTCGCTGATCTGACTCAGCCTTCTGCGCACCGGCGGCCCTCGTCGCTGCGCAGGCTGACCCGGCCACTGGGGCTCAGCACCACCTGGTGCTGACTCCCTGGCCCGCCGCGCTGGCAGATGTCCAGCGTGATGCCGACGAAGCCGACCCCGATCGGCGCCCCTCGCTGGCTGAACCTGACTTCCCGGTTGGAACTCGCGACGATCCTTGTCGGCCTGGCCAGACGCTGCTCGCGCAGCAATTGGCCATCGCGCTCGCGCGATACACGCCAGCCCTTGCCCCAATCACCCTCCAGCGGACTGAACGTCAGTGCCTGCTGTTGCAGCGCGGCCTGGTTGCGCGTGGCTCGCAGCGCGTGTGCCAGGTCCTGGGCCACGGCGGCCTGTTGCAAGGTATCGCTGAGCCTGGCGTAGGCCGTTACGCCCACGTGTGTGAGCAGGCTGCCAATGGCCAGCGCCGACATCATTTGCAGCAGTGTTACCCCGTGTTGCCTCACCGTGCATTCCTCCCAGCAAGTGCTTCGCTGTAGCTTCCGGCCTGGCCATGCGAGGCGCCAGTCAGCCGGTTCGGGCAAGGGCCGAGGAAAGGTCCTGGGAGGGAGAGGATGCGAGCGAAAGAGGGCGGGATGACACTGCTGGAGGTGCTGCTGGCCATGACCGTGCTGGCGCTGGGGGTATTCGCCTCGGCGGCCTTGCAGGTGCGTGGCTTGCAGGCGGGCGATAGTGCCCGGCGCGATAGCCAGGCGCTGCAGCTGGCCCAGGGCATGCTCGAAAGGGTGCGGGCGCAGGGCGGGCTGGATGTTGGCGAGGCGGGCGCCTGGCAGGCGCGGGTCGCGCAGGTGCTGGGGGCGTCGGCGCAAGGGCGGCTCAGGCCTTTGGGGCAGATGCTGGTGTTGGAGGTACATTGGCCTGCCATGGCCGAACGGCCGGCGTTGCAGTTGCAGGGCAGGGTGTTGCCATGAGACGCAGGGCGACGGGGTTTGGCCTGGTCGAGGTGATGTTGGCCGTGGCCCTGGGCTCGTTGCTGCTGGTGGCGGCGGGGCAGGTGTTTGTCCAGGGCTACCAGGCTTGGCGTCTGCACGCGGCGACCGCCCAGTTGCAGGATGATGCCCGCCTGGCCCTGCAGCGCATGGCCGAGGATATCCGCCAGGCCGGGATGTTCGGCTGCCTGCGATTGGACGCGGCGGACTTCGACGACCCGGCCACTGTGCAGGCGTTCGCCAGGCCCGTGCAGGCCAGCGGCGATAGCTTGACGCTGGTAGGGGCCGAGCTGCCGGGGTTGCTGGGGGCGCCGGACTGGACCGTGCTCACCGACTGCCGCAGCTGGGCGCGCGTACAGCGCGGGCAACATGTGCCGGGGGACACCTTGCTGGCCTTGCCGGTGCGCCGAGTGACCTACCGTGTGCGCGGTGGCAGTCTCATGCTCACCACCAACGCCCAGCACGCCAGCCTGATCGACAATGTTGGAGGGCTTGAGGTACGCCAGAGCGAGGACCGCGTGGATATCGACCTGCGCATGCATGATCGCGACCATCACCTGGAACAGCGCCATAGCCTGAGCGTGGCCCTGCGCAACCCCGAGGGTGGAGTATGAATCGCCAGCGCGGCGTGGTGCTGTTGCTGGCGCTGAGCCTCAGCCTGCTGCTGGGGCTGCTGACGGCGTTGGGGATGCGTAGCGCCTTGCTGCAGGCGCGACAGGTGGGCGAGCAGATCTTGCGTGTGCAGGCTTTCGAGCAGGCCGAGGCGAGCTTGATCGAAGGCACGGCGCTGCTGAACGAAGGGCTGCCCGCGCAATGCGGGGCATGCCTGCCACCGGACCTGCCACTCGCCAGCCCCGGCGCAGCCTGGCAAGCCACCGAAAGTGGTTTTGTCTTGCTACAGGTAATCGGCGAAACCCGTCGTGCCGCGGGCCTGGCCACTGGCGAGCCGGTGATGCTGGTGCGGATCACCGCGCTGGGCCGCGAGACGCGCGCCCGGCAATTTCTCGAGGCGGTCTATGCCGTGGACGACCAGGCCGGCGTGCGGCGTGTCAGCTGGCGCCAGCGATTGGAGGAAGGCTGAGATGCAGCGCGGCCTTGGGCTGATCGAATTATTGATTGTCGTGGCGCTGATCGGCATGCTGGCAGCCATTGCCTACCCCAGTTACAGCGACCAGCTTCGGCGAGCCGCGCGCAGCGAAGCGGTCGGGCTGCTGCAGGATGCCGCGCTGCGCCTGGAGCAGCATCGCGCGCGTGCCGGTGGCTATGCCGATAGCGAGCAGCTGAAGACGGTATTGCCGGACGGCAGCCGTTACTACCAGTTGCACGCTCGCCGCGACGAAGATGTCTTCATGCTGCTTGCCCGGCGGGTAGCAGGCGGGTTCATGGCGGACGACCGCTGTGGCGATTTTCGCCTCGATCACGCCGGCGTGCGTGACAATCCGGGTGGCAGCGAAGGCATTGAAGCCTGCTGGGGAAGCTGAAGCGCATTGGGTGCCTGCGCACCGTGGGATTTCTTCAGGTGTTGGATCGAACGATGAGCAAGCAAGTAGTGATAGTCGGTGGCGGGGTGATTGGCCTGCTGACAGCGTTCAACCTGGCGGCCGAGGTCGACCGGGTGGTGGTGTGCGACCAAGGCGAGGTCGGCCGGGAGTCGTCCTGGGCGGGCGGCGGCATTGTCTCGCCACTGTACCCGTGGCGCTACAGCCCGGCGGTGACCGCGTTGGCGCACTGGTCACAGGATTTTTATCCACAACTGGGCGAACGCCTGTTCGCCAGCACGGGGATCGACCCCGAGGTCCATACCACCGGGCTGTACTGGCTTGACCTGGACGACCAGGCCGAGGCCTTGGCCTGGGCCGCCCGGGAGCAACGACCGCTCAGCGCCGTGGATATTTCCGCCGCCTATGATGCCGTCCCGGTGCTGGGGGCGGGCTACCGTCACGCCATCTACATGGCGGGCGTGGCCAACGTGCGTAATCCGCGCCTGGTGAAGTCGCTCAAGGCCGCCGTGCAGGCGCTGCCCAACGTGACCCTGCGCGAGCACTGCCAGGTCAGCGGCTTCGTTCGCGAGGGCGGGCGGGTGATCGGTGTGCAGACCGACGACGGTGTGCTGGCCGCCGACGAGGTGGTGCTCAGTGCCGGGGCCTGGAGTGGCGACCTGCTGCAGACCCTGGGCCTGAGCCTGCCGGTGGAGCCGGTGAAGGGGCAGATGATCCTGTTCAAGTGTGCCGAGGACTTCCTGCCGAGCATGGTCCTGGCCAAGGGGCGCTATGCGATCCCGCGGCGTGACGGGCACATCCTGGTCGGTAGTACCCTGGAACATGCCGGTTACGACAAGACCCCGACCGGGGATGCGCTGGAGAGCCTGAAGGCCTCGGCGGTGGAGTTGCTGCCGGCGCTGGCGGATGCCGAGGTAGTGGGGCACTGGGCTGGCTTGCGCCCAGGGTCGCCGGAAGGCATCCCGTATATTGGCGCGGTACCGGGGCACGCGGGGCTATGGTTGAACTGCGGGCATTACCGCAACGGACTGGTGCTGGCGCCGGCATCGTGCCAGCTGTTCAGCGATCTGCTGCTGGGGCGCGCGCCGATCATCGATCCGGCGCCGTATGCACCTGAGCGTATCGGAT
Coding sequences:
- the ileS gene encoding isoleucine--tRNA ligase translates to MTDYKATLNLPDTAFPMKAGLPQREPQILQRWDSIGLYRKLREIGKDRPKFVLHDGPPYANGKIHIGHALNKILKDMIVRSKTLSGFDAPYVPGWDCHGLPIEHKVEVTHGKHLTADRTRELCREYAAEQIEGQKTEFIRLGVLGDWDNPYKTMNFANEAGEIRALAEMVKQGFVFKGLKPVNWCFDCGSALAEAEVEYADKKSQTIDVAFPLADEAKLAAAFGLDALSKPAAIVIWTTTPWTIPANQALNIHPEFKYALVDTGERLLVLAEELVESCLKRYNLEGSVIATAPGSALELINFRHPFYDRLSPIYLADYVELGAGTGVVHSSPAYGEDDFVTCKRYGMVNDDILTPVQSNGVYVESLPFFGGQFIWKANPAIVEKLSEVGALMHTETISHSYMHCWRHKTPLIYRATAQWFVGMDKQPSTGEPLRERALKAIEETKFVPAWGQARLHSMIANRPDWCISRQRNWGVPIPFFLDKQTGELHPRTVELMEAVAQRVEKEGIEAWFKLDAAELLGDEAGQYDKISDTLDVWFDSGTTHWHVLRGSHDIGHATGPRADLYLEGSDQHRGWFHSSLLTGCAIDGHAPYRELLTHGFTVDENGRKMSKSLGNTIEPQKVNDTLGADILRLWVSATDYSGEMAVSEQILQRSADAYRRIRNTARFLLSNLSGFDPARDLLPAEDMLALDRWAVDRTLLLQRELEEHYGEYRFWNVYSKIHNFCVQELGGFYLDIIKDRQYTTGANSVARRSCQTALYHISEALVRWIAPILAFTADEIWQYLPGERNESVMLNTWYQGLAELPADAELDRAYWDRVMAVKAAVNKELENQRTAKVIGGNLQAEVTLFAEEGLTADLNKLGDELRFVLITSAASVVPFVQAPADAVTTEVEGLKLKVVKSGHAKCGRCWHFRADVGSHPEHPEICARCVDNLSGSGEVRHYA
- the lspA gene encoding signal peptidase II: MPNAPAGRFGRLAWLWLSLVVLVLDQATKLYFDSALTMYQQIVVIPDYFSWTLAYNTGAAFSFLADSSGWQRWLFALIAVVVSAVLVVWLKRLGRNETWLAVALALVLGGALGNLYDRVVLGHVVDFILVHWQNRYYFPAFNLADSAITVGAVMLALDMFKSKKSEEAVHD
- a CDS encoding FKBP-type peptidyl-prolyl cis-trans isomerase — protein: MTETRIGQNTEVTLHFALHLENGDTVDSTFDKAPATFKVGDGNLLPGFENALFGFKAGDQRKLSIAPENAFGQHNPQNVQVMPRSQFEGMELSEGLLVIFNDAANTELPGVVKAFDDNQVTIDFNHPLAGKTLNFEVQILDVKAV
- the ispH gene encoding 4-hydroxy-3-methylbut-2-enyl diphosphate reductase; this translates as MQIKLANPRGFCAGVDRAIEIVNRALEVFGPPIYVRHEVVHNKFVVEDLRNRGAIFVEELDQVPDDVIVIFSAHGVSQAVRQEAAGRGLKVFDATCPLVTKVHIEVAKYSRDGRETILIGHEGHPEVEGTMGQYDASNGGAIYLVEDEDDVAKLQVRNPDHLAFVTQTTLSMDDTSRVIDALRARFPNIGGPRKDDICYATQNRQDAVKQLADECDVVLVVGSPNSSNSNRLRELAERMSTPAYLIDGAEDLQRAWFDGVQRIGITAGASAPEVLVRGVIEQLKAWGASGAEELDGREENITFSMPKELRVRSLI
- a CDS encoding GspH/FimT family pseudopilin is translated as MRQHGVTLLQMMSALAIGSLLTHVGVTAYARLSDTLQQAAVAQDLAHALRATRNQAALQQQALTFSPLEGDWGKGWRVSRERDGQLLREQRLARPTRIVASSNREVRFSQRGAPIGVGFVGITLDICQRGGPGSQHQVVLSPSGRVSLRSDEGRRCAEG
- the pilV gene encoding type IV pilus modification protein PilV — encoded protein: MTLLEVLLAMTVLALGVFASAALQVRGLQAGDSARRDSQALQLAQGMLERVRAQGGLDVGEAGAWQARVAQVLGASAQGRLRPLGQMLVLEVHWPAMAERPALQLQGRVLP
- a CDS encoding prepilin-type N-terminal cleavage/methylation domain-containing protein, producing MRRRATGFGLVEVMLAVALGSLLLVAAGQVFVQGYQAWRLHAATAQLQDDARLALQRMAEDIRQAGMFGCLRLDAADFDDPATVQAFARPVQASGDSLTLVGAELPGLLGAPDWTVLTDCRSWARVQRGQHVPGDTLLALPVRRVTYRVRGGSLMLTTNAQHASLIDNVGGLEVRQSEDRVDIDLRMHDRDHHLEQRHSLSVALRNPEGGV
- a CDS encoding type IV pilin protein, which gives rise to MQRGLGLIELLIVVALIGMLAAIAYPSYSDQLRRAARSEAVGLLQDAALRLEQHRARAGGYADSEQLKTVLPDGSRYYQLHARRDEDVFMLLARRVAGGFMADDRCGDFRLDHAGVRDNPGGSEGIEACWGS
- the thiO gene encoding glycine oxidase ThiO, which produces MSKQVVIVGGGVIGLLTAFNLAAEVDRVVVCDQGEVGRESSWAGGGIVSPLYPWRYSPAVTALAHWSQDFYPQLGERLFASTGIDPEVHTTGLYWLDLDDQAEALAWAAREQRPLSAVDISAAYDAVPVLGAGYRHAIYMAGVANVRNPRLVKSLKAAVQALPNVTLREHCQVSGFVREGGRVIGVQTDDGVLAADEVVLSAGAWSGDLLQTLGLSLPVEPVKGQMILFKCAEDFLPSMVLAKGRYAIPRRDGHILVGSTLEHAGYDKTPTGDALESLKASAVELLPALADAEVVGHWAGLRPGSPEGIPYIGAVPGHAGLWLNCGHYRNGLVLAPASCQLFSDLLLGRAPIIDPAPYAPERIGSL